The following are from one region of the Rhizobium sullae genome:
- a CDS encoding acetyl-CoA C-acetyltransferase — protein MSSSSIVIASAARTAVGSFNGAFATVPAHELGSAALKAALERAGVEAAEVDEVILGQVLQAGEGQNPARQAAMKAGVPKEATAWGVNQLCGSGLRAVALGMQQIALGDAKIIVAGGQESMSMAPHAAHLRGGTKMGDMKMVDTMIKDGLIDAFYGYHMGITAENVARQWQLSRDDQDQFAVSSQNKAEAAQKEGRFKDEIVPFVIQTRKGDVTVDADEYIRHGATLDAMGKLRPAFDKEGTVTAANASGLNDGAAAAVLMTEAEAVRRGIQPLARIVSWATAGVDPQVMGTGPIPASRKALEKAGWSVGDLDLIEANEAFAAQACAVNKDLGWDPAIVNVNGGAIAIGHPIGASGARILNTLLFEMKRRGAKKGLATLCIGGGMGVAMCFEAL, from the coding sequence ATGAGCAGTTCGTCCATCGTCATCGCCAGCGCGGCCCGCACAGCGGTCGGCTCTTTCAATGGTGCATTCGCAACCGTCCCAGCGCATGAGCTTGGGTCTGCCGCCCTCAAAGCTGCGCTCGAACGCGCAGGCGTCGAGGCGGCGGAAGTCGACGAGGTGATCCTCGGCCAGGTGCTGCAAGCAGGCGAAGGGCAGAACCCAGCTCGGCAGGCGGCCATGAAGGCGGGGGTTCCAAAGGAGGCCACGGCCTGGGGTGTCAACCAGCTTTGTGGCTCAGGCCTTCGCGCCGTAGCGCTCGGTATGCAACAGATCGCGCTTGGGGACGCGAAGATCATCGTCGCCGGCGGCCAGGAATCCATGTCGATGGCTCCGCATGCCGCGCATCTGCGTGGCGGTACGAAGATGGGCGACATGAAGATGGTCGACACCATGATCAAGGACGGCCTGATCGACGCTTTTTACGGCTATCACATGGGCATCACGGCCGAGAACGTCGCCCGCCAGTGGCAACTTTCCCGCGACGATCAGGATCAGTTCGCGGTTTCCTCTCAGAACAAGGCGGAAGCGGCCCAGAAGGAAGGCCGCTTCAAGGATGAGATCGTTCCCTTCGTCATCCAGACACGCAAGGGCGATGTGACGGTGGATGCCGACGAGTATATCCGCCACGGCGCAACGCTCGATGCGATGGGGAAGCTTCGTCCGGCTTTCGACAAAGAGGGCACAGTGACGGCTGCCAACGCATCGGGTCTCAATGACGGAGCCGCAGCCGCAGTACTGATGACGGAAGCAGAGGCCGTAAGGCGCGGAATCCAACCGCTGGCACGCATCGTTTCCTGGGCAACGGCTGGCGTCGATCCTCAGGTCATGGGAACCGGACCGATTCCCGCGTCGCGCAAAGCGCTCGAGAAAGCCGGCTGGTCTGTTGGTGATCTCGACCTGATCGAGGCGAACGAGGCCTTTGCGGCCCAAGCCTGCGCCGTGAACAAGGACCTCGGCTGGGATCCGGCCATCGTCAATGTTAACGGCGGGGCAATCGCGATCGGCCATCCGATCGGCGCATCCGGGGCGCGTATTCTCAACACGCTGCTTTTCGAAATGAAGCGGCGTGGCGCAAAGAAAGGACTTGCCACGCTTTGCATCGGCGGAGGCATGGGCGTCGCCATGTGCTTCGAAGCATTATAA
- the phaR gene encoding polyhydroxyalkanoate synthesis repressor PhaR, translating into MAKNEGQIVIKKYANRRLYNTGTSTYVTLEDLAEMVKKGEDFTVQDAKSGDDITHSVLTQIIFEQESKTGNTLLPISFLRQLITYYGDQMQMVVPTFLEHSMRAFTEQQSQMREQVTRAFGESPLGKNLQLPMQMVEDQVRRNTEMFQQAMQMFSPFMTPPAKETKKAEAKDIDELKEQLRALQNKLDNL; encoded by the coding sequence ATGGCGAAGAATGAGGGCCAAATAGTTATCAAGAAATACGCCAACCGCCGCCTCTATAATACAGGCACCAGCACCTATGTGACGCTGGAAGATCTGGCAGAGATGGTGAAGAAGGGTGAGGATTTTACGGTACAGGACGCAAAGAGCGGTGATGACATTACGCACTCCGTATTGACCCAGATCATTTTCGAGCAGGAATCAAAGACCGGGAACACGCTGCTGCCGATTTCCTTCCTGCGCCAACTCATCACCTATTACGGCGATCAGATGCAAATGGTCGTTCCAACTTTCCTCGAACATTCCATGCGTGCCTTTACCGAACAGCAGTCGCAGATGCGCGAACAAGTGACCCGCGCCTTCGGTGAATCGCCGCTCGGCAAGAACCTGCAGCTCCCGATGCAGATGGTCGAAGACCAGGTCCGCCGCAACACCGAGATGTTTCAGCAGGCCATGCAGATGTTCTCTCCTTTCATGACCCCTCCCGCCAAGGAAACGAAGAAGGCGGAGGCGAAGGATATCGATGAGTTGAAGGAGCAGCTGCGCGCCCTGCAGAATAAGCTCGACAATCTCTAA
- the rpmF gene encoding 50S ribosomal protein L32 — protein MAVPKRKTSPSKRGMRRSADALKAATYVEDKNSGELRRPHHIDLKTGMYRGRQVLTPKESA, from the coding sequence ATGGCTGTACCGAAGAGAAAAACAAGCCCGTCCAAGCGCGGTATGCGCCGTTCTGCAGACGCACTGAAGGCCGCGACCTACGTGGAAGACAAGAACTCCGGCGAACTGCGCCGCCCGCACCATATCGATCTGAAGACCGGTATGTATCGCGGCCGCCAGGTTCTGACGCCGAAGGAAAGCGCATAA
- a CDS encoding glutathione S-transferase family protein, whose protein sequence is MDSLTLYIGNKNYSSWSFRPWIAMEATGIPFEEILIPFDFPAGNPRIREISPTGRVPVLFHGSLRVWESLSIIDYVSELYPEAGLWPKDRAQRAVARSVSMEMLSGFRALRGACPMNIRRARGKIALADGVMADVLRIETIFRDLRGRSGGPFLFGGFSAADAMFAPVVNRFDTYDLVTAGDTLSYMSAMKAHPAWQKWETAARAEPWIVPEDEV, encoded by the coding sequence ATGGATAGCCTTACCCTCTATATCGGAAACAAGAACTACTCCTCATGGTCGTTCCGGCCATGGATAGCGATGGAAGCAACGGGCATTCCGTTCGAAGAAATTCTGATCCCCTTTGATTTTCCCGCAGGCAATCCGCGCATCAGGGAGATCTCTCCCACGGGCAGAGTGCCGGTTCTATTCCATGGCAGCCTGCGGGTATGGGAATCGCTCTCGATCATCGACTACGTCTCCGAGCTCTATCCCGAGGCGGGGCTTTGGCCCAAGGATCGCGCACAGCGCGCGGTGGCGCGTTCGGTCTCGATGGAGATGCTTTCGGGTTTCCGAGCGCTCAGAGGCGCTTGTCCGATGAATATCCGGCGTGCTCGCGGCAAGATCGCACTTGCGGACGGCGTGATGGCTGACGTCCTGCGGATCGAAACCATTTTCCGCGACTTGCGCGGCCGCTCGGGCGGACCGTTTCTCTTTGGCGGATTTTCGGCAGCCGACGCAATGTTTGCGCCGGTTGTCAACCGCTTCGATACCTATGACCTTGTGACTGCCGGCGATACGTTGAGTTATATGTCGGCGATGAAGGCGCATCCTGCCTGGCAGAAGTGGGAAACAGCGGCCCGGGCCGAACCCTGGATTGTGCCGGAAGACGAGGTCTGA
- the mtgA gene encoding monofunctional biosynthetic peptidoglycan transglycosylase: MDIAPEREDSIAMPAHRRLFAWLRSQPMMMRIVLAIAGLLILPYVLIFIYLIPFIHPVSTLMLRDLLLLRGYDRQWVSLDDVSPVLVRSVMMSEDGQYCFHGGVDWGEMRMLVLDTLDGESTRGGSTIPMQTAKNLFLWNGRSFVRKALELPLAVTSDFVWTKRRLMEIYLNIAEWGPGIYGIEAAARYHFKVPASKLSRRQAALLAVSLPNPIDRNAGKPRRGLRTLASVIERRAQGSGDYIRCLYD; encoded by the coding sequence TTGGACATAGCGCCGGAGAGAGAGGACAGCATTGCGATGCCGGCTCATCGCCGTTTATTCGCTTGGCTGCGAAGCCAGCCGATGATGATGCGCATCGTCCTTGCAATCGCCGGACTTCTGATCCTGCCTTATGTGCTGATCTTTATTTATCTCATTCCCTTTATTCATCCCGTCTCGACACTGATGCTGCGCGATCTCCTGCTTCTGCGTGGCTATGACCGGCAATGGGTGTCCCTGGACGACGTCTCGCCGGTTCTTGTCCGGTCGGTGATGATGTCCGAGGACGGCCAATACTGTTTCCACGGTGGTGTCGACTGGGGGGAAATGCGCATGCTGGTCCTAGACACGCTCGACGGTGAATCGACCCGCGGCGGCAGCACCATACCCATGCAGACTGCCAAAAACCTGTTTCTTTGGAACGGCCGTTCCTTTGTGCGCAAGGCGCTCGAGCTGCCGCTCGCGGTTACCTCTGACTTCGTCTGGACAAAGCGCCGGTTGATGGAGATCTATCTCAACATCGCCGAATGGGGCCCGGGTATCTATGGCATCGAGGCGGCAGCACGCTATCATTTCAAGGTACCGGCTTCCAAGCTCTCGCGACGCCAAGCAGCGCTTTTGGCCGTTTCTCTTCCGAACCCGATCGACCGGAACGCCGGAAAGCCCCGTCGCGGCCTTCGCACGCTTGCCTCGGTCATCGAGCGCCGGGCTCAAGGTTCCGGCGATTACATCAGATGCCTTTATGATTGA
- a CDS encoding polyprenyl synthetase family protein has product MNASPAAFEARLKTNAREIETLLDALLSKGMREDEIARPEILRTAMHYAVLNGGKRLRPFLVVESALLLGGDKGAALRVGAALECIHCYSLVHDDLPAMDDDDLRRGKPTVHIAFDEATAILAGDSLLTYAFDIIAADETKLPDQSKVALILALARSAGLGGMAGGQALDLAAEENTPDEYGIVTLQSMKTGALIRFACEAGALIAGASTDDRKRLRAFGEKIGLAFQLADDLLDVTSDATTMGKATGKDISRGKGTLVALRGIEWAEAELRRHVEDATQLLAPYGDAAATLAATAHFVADRKN; this is encoded by the coding sequence ATGAACGCGAGCCCCGCAGCCTTCGAAGCACGTTTGAAGACCAACGCCCGAGAGATCGAGACGTTGCTGGACGCGCTGCTTTCCAAAGGCATGCGAGAGGATGAAATAGCCCGGCCCGAAATCCTGAGGACGGCAATGCACTATGCCGTGTTGAACGGCGGCAAGCGGCTTCGCCCGTTTCTCGTCGTGGAGAGCGCGCTGCTCTTAGGCGGAGATAAAGGGGCGGCCTTGAGAGTGGGTGCGGCACTTGAATGCATTCACTGCTATTCGCTCGTCCATGACGATCTTCCGGCGATGGACGACGACGATCTGCGCCGCGGCAAACCGACGGTGCATATCGCCTTCGACGAGGCGACCGCGATCCTCGCAGGCGACAGCCTTCTGACCTATGCCTTCGACATTATCGCTGCCGACGAGACGAAACTTCCCGACCAAAGCAAGGTGGCGCTGATCCTTGCGCTTGCGCGCAGCGCTGGTCTGGGCGGAATGGCTGGCGGACAGGCACTCGACCTCGCCGCGGAAGAAAATACGCCGGATGAATATGGTATCGTCACATTGCAGTCTATGAAGACGGGAGCGTTGATCCGCTTTGCTTGCGAAGCGGGTGCGCTCATCGCCGGCGCTTCGACTGATGACCGCAAACGCCTGCGCGCGTTCGGCGAAAAGATCGGCCTTGCCTTCCAGCTCGCCGACGATCTTCTGGATGTTACATCCGACGCCACGACCATGGGTAAGGCAACTGGCAAGGACATAAGCCGCGGCAAAGGCACGCTCGTCGCTCTCCGTGGTATCGAATGGGCGGAAGCTGAGCTTCGGCGGCACGTCGAGGATGCCACACAGCTTCTGGCGCCTTACGGCGATGCCGCTGCGACGCTCGCCGCCACCGCGCATTTTGTTGCCGACCGCAAGAACTGA
- the ispG gene encoding flavodoxin-dependent (E)-4-hydroxy-3-methylbut-2-enyl-diphosphate synthase produces the protein MSLATDFDPKPRRASVAVDVGGVVVGGGAPVVVQSMTNTDTADIDSTVAQVGALFKAGSELVRITVDRDESAAAVPKIRERLLRLGMDVPLVGDFHYIGHKLLADHPACAEALAKYRINPGNVGFKDKKDKQFAEIIETAVRYDKPVRIGVNWGSLDQDLLTALMDKNAEAGSPLSARQVTREAIVQSALISANLAEEIGLPRNRIILSAKVSQVQDLIAVYSMLADRSNHALHLGLTEAGMGTKGIVASSAAMAYVLQHGIGDTIRVSLTPEPNGDRTREVQVAQELLQVMGFRQFVPVVAACPGCGRTTSTVFQELAQNIQNDLRKNMPVWREKYPGVEALNVAVMGCIVNGPGESKHADIGISLPGTGETPAAPVFIDGKKALTLRGPNIASDFETLVADYIEKRFGQKTAAE, from the coding sequence ATGTCTTTAGCTACCGATTTTGATCCGAAACCGCGCCGCGCTTCCGTCGCGGTCGACGTGGGCGGTGTCGTCGTCGGCGGCGGTGCACCGGTCGTCGTACAGTCGATGACGAATACGGATACCGCGGATATCGATTCGACTGTCGCGCAGGTTGGAGCCCTCTTCAAAGCAGGCTCCGAGCTCGTGCGAATCACCGTCGATCGTGACGAGAGTGCTGCTGCCGTTCCGAAGATTCGCGAGCGATTGCTGCGCCTTGGCATGGATGTGCCGCTTGTCGGCGACTTCCACTATATCGGCCACAAGCTGCTTGCCGATCATCCGGCCTGTGCCGAAGCGCTGGCGAAATACCGGATCAATCCCGGCAATGTCGGCTTCAAGGATAAGAAGGACAAGCAGTTCGCCGAAATCATCGAGACGGCGGTCCGCTATGACAAGCCCGTGCGTATCGGCGTCAACTGGGGTTCGCTCGACCAGGATCTGCTGACGGCACTGATGGACAAGAACGCCGAGGCGGGCTCGCCGCTTTCAGCACGTCAGGTGACGCGGGAGGCGATCGTGCAATCGGCGCTGATCTCGGCCAACCTTGCCGAAGAGATCGGCCTGCCACGCAACCGCATCATCCTGTCGGCCAAAGTCAGCCAGGTCCAGGACCTAATCGCTGTCTATTCCATGCTTGCCGACCGCTCCAACCACGCGCTGCATCTGGGACTCACCGAAGCGGGAATGGGCACTAAGGGCATCGTCGCTTCGTCGGCGGCCATGGCCTATGTTCTGCAGCACGGCATCGGCGATACGATCCGCGTTTCGCTGACGCCTGAGCCGAATGGCGATCGTACACGTGAAGTGCAGGTAGCACAGGAACTGCTGCAGGTCATGGGCTTCCGGCAGTTCGTGCCGGTGGTCGCCGCCTGTCCGGGTTGCGGCCGCACGACGTCGACGGTTTTCCAGGAGCTGGCGCAGAATATCCAGAACGACCTCCGAAAGAACATGCCGGTCTGGCGTGAGAAATATCCTGGCGTAGAAGCGCTCAACGTCGCAGTCATGGGCTGCATCGTCAACGGTCCGGGCGAAAGCAAGCATGCTGATATCGGCATTTCGCTGCCTGGCACCGGCGAGACGCCGGCTGCTCCCGTCTTCATCGACGGCAAGAAGGCGCTGACGTTGCGTGGGCCGAACATTGCTTCGGATTTCGAGACGCTTGTTGCCGATTACATAGAGAAGCGTTTCGGCCAGAAGACTGCCGCTGAATAG
- a CDS encoding MFS transporter, with protein MDNSTNIAYGVRRGFLPKSRVAVSLLFLMNGFVVGCWAPKIPDFAERLELTKFELGLMILVFGVGSLTLMPIAGAQIARHGSRVVSRATAICLLPILLALTLAPNVVTGAIALFLFGGFIGAMDVAMNANAVAVEKSMRRAIMSSCHAFWSLGGLIGAGLGGFVIAKLGVLGHAELATVFASIFLVIAWPMILADPPHPDEKKEKARLPMTPLPWLLGLMALFSMVPEGAVLDWGALYLRQEMNASVALSGFGFAAFSLTMAIMRFAGDLVRDRLGGVRTLRICTLFAIAGMLIAALAPNAELAIVGFAFCGIGISNMVPIAFSAAGNIPDLKAGIGLSVVTTLGYSGMLVAPSAIGFAAEHVGFSAVFMALPVLLLVVLIFSKLARYADGISGGSH; from the coding sequence ATGGATAATTCGACGAATATAGCGTACGGAGTTCGGCGCGGCTTCCTGCCGAAGAGCAGGGTGGCGGTGTCGCTGCTGTTCCTGATGAACGGCTTTGTCGTCGGTTGCTGGGCGCCGAAGATTCCGGATTTTGCGGAGCGGCTGGAACTGACAAAATTCGAGCTTGGGCTGATGATCCTGGTGTTCGGCGTTGGATCTTTGACACTGATGCCGATTGCCGGCGCGCAGATCGCCAGGCACGGCTCGCGCGTGGTGTCGCGGGCAACTGCGATCTGCCTGCTGCCAATTCTTCTGGCCCTGACGCTGGCACCGAATGTAGTTACCGGCGCAATCGCGCTCTTCCTGTTTGGCGGGTTCATTGGTGCGATGGACGTTGCGATGAACGCCAACGCAGTCGCCGTCGAGAAATCGATGCGGCGGGCGATCATGTCGTCCTGCCATGCCTTCTGGAGCCTCGGCGGGTTGATCGGTGCGGGCCTCGGCGGCTTCGTTATCGCCAAGCTCGGCGTCCTCGGCCATGCCGAGCTCGCCACAGTGTTCGCGTCGATTTTCCTCGTGATCGCCTGGCCGATGATCCTTGCCGATCCGCCGCATCCGGACGAGAAGAAAGAGAAGGCACGTCTGCCGATGACGCCTCTGCCATGGCTGCTCGGGTTGATGGCGCTCTTTTCGATGGTTCCGGAAGGTGCGGTGCTGGACTGGGGTGCGCTCTATCTCCGCCAGGAAATGAATGCATCCGTGGCTCTTTCCGGTTTTGGTTTCGCGGCCTTTTCGCTGACCATGGCAATCATGCGTTTCGCCGGCGATCTGGTGCGCGACAGGCTCGGTGGCGTCAGGACGCTGCGAATCTGCACCCTGTTTGCCATCGCCGGCATGCTGATCGCAGCCCTGGCGCCGAATGCCGAACTCGCCATCGTCGGCTTCGCGTTCTGCGGCATCGGTATTTCGAACATGGTGCCGATCGCCTTTTCCGCCGCAGGCAATATCCCTGACCTGAAGGCCGGGATCGGCCTTTCGGTCGTCACGACCCTGGGCTATTCCGGCATGCTGGTCGCGCCTTCTGCAATCGGCTTCGCTGCCGAGCATGTCGGCTTTAGCGCCGTTTTCATGGCACTGCCGGTGTTGCTGCTGGTGGTGCTGATCTTTTCGAAGCTTGCACGCTACGCAGACGGCATCTCCGGCGGCAGCCACTAG
- a CDS encoding DeoR/GlpR family DNA-binding transcription regulator: MNTTEMLLRERQNIISGKLQANGRVLAAELALEFRVSEDTIRRDLREMAAAGLCERVYGGALPISPAGGSLKQRMDIALDRKELLAQAAVSQIAPGSTVFFDAGSTNLAIANALPSDMRLTAATNAPAIAAALMDNGGVDVIVIGGMVDRQVGGALGAKAMRDMEQLSPDLCILGACGIDLEAGVTTFGFEDAEFKRFATSRSRKVLVAVTSEKFGTAAPHSVLPVAHCECLVVEHDADEALLAAYRERGCRTVKAGRLDELR; encoded by the coding sequence ATGAACACGACAGAGATGCTGTTGAGGGAGCGGCAGAACATCATATCGGGCAAGCTTCAAGCAAACGGCCGCGTGCTTGCAGCTGAACTCGCTCTGGAATTCAGGGTCTCAGAAGACACGATCCGCCGGGATCTGCGCGAGATGGCGGCTGCTGGGCTTTGCGAGCGGGTCTATGGTGGTGCGCTGCCGATTTCGCCGGCGGGCGGCAGCCTCAAGCAGCGAATGGATATTGCCCTTGATCGCAAAGAACTGCTGGCGCAGGCCGCCGTCTCGCAGATTGCGCCCGGGTCGACGGTATTCTTCGATGCCGGGAGCACCAATCTTGCGATTGCCAATGCACTTCCATCAGACATGAGACTGACGGCTGCAACGAATGCTCCGGCGATCGCCGCGGCGCTGATGGACAACGGCGGTGTCGACGTCATCGTGATCGGCGGTATGGTCGACCGGCAGGTGGGCGGCGCGCTCGGCGCCAAGGCGATGCGGGATATGGAGCAGCTCTCGCCCGATCTTTGCATTCTCGGCGCCTGCGGCATCGATCTGGAAGCAGGTGTCACGACCTTCGGTTTCGAGGATGCGGAGTTCAAGCGGTTTGCGACATCAAGGAGCCGGAAGGTTCTGGTTGCGGTGACTTCGGAAAAATTTGGGACAGCGGCGCCGCACAGCGTTTTGCCGGTTGCGCATTGCGAATGCCTTGTGGTCGAGCACGATGCCGATGAGGCACTGCTTGCAGCCTACCGTGAGCGGGGTTGCCGGACCGTCAAGGCCGGAAGGCTCGATGAATTGAGATGA
- a CDS encoding amino acid ABC transporter substrate-binding protein yields the protein MKLLKTIAAAALISAAAFVSAQAGENLNAIKSAGVFKIGTEGTYAPFTYHDESNKLVGFDVEIGEAIAAKLGVRAEFVEGKWDGLIAGLDAKRYDTVINQVGITEARKQKYDFSEPYIASKAVLIARADDDSIKSFADLKGKKAAQSLTSNFGKLAEQSGAELVGTEGFDQSIQLVLTGRADATINDSLSFLDFKKHKPDANVKIAAEQENADYSGIIIRKGEPELLEAINKALADIKTDGTYKKIADKYFGQDVSK from the coding sequence ATGAAGCTCCTCAAGACCATCGCCGCAGCAGCCCTTATCTCAGCCGCTGCTTTCGTCTCCGCCCAGGCCGGCGAAAATCTCAACGCCATCAAGTCGGCAGGCGTTTTCAAGATCGGCACGGAAGGCACCTACGCGCCTTTCACCTATCATGATGAAAGCAACAAGCTCGTGGGCTTCGACGTCGAGATCGGCGAAGCGATTGCCGCCAAGCTCGGCGTCAGGGCTGAGTTCGTTGAAGGCAAGTGGGACGGCCTGATCGCCGGCCTCGATGCCAAGCGCTACGATACCGTCATCAACCAGGTCGGCATCACCGAAGCCCGCAAGCAGAAGTACGACTTCTCCGAGCCCTATATCGCATCCAAGGCCGTGCTCATCGCCCGCGCAGACGACGACAGCATCAAGAGCTTTGCGGACCTGAAGGGCAAGAAAGCTGCCCAGTCGTTGACGAGCAACTTCGGCAAGCTCGCCGAGCAATCCGGCGCAGAACTCGTCGGCACCGAAGGTTTCGACCAGTCTATCCAGCTCGTGCTGACCGGCCGCGCCGATGCGACGATCAACGACAGCCTCTCTTTTCTGGATTTCAAGAAGCACAAGCCGGACGCAAATGTGAAGATTGCAGCCGAGCAGGAAAACGCCGACTACTCCGGCATCATCATCCGCAAGGGAGAGCCGGAACTGCTCGAGGCGATCAACAAGGCACTGGCAGACATCAAGACCGACGGCACCTATAAGAAGATCGCCGATAAATATTTTGGCCAAGACGTCTCGAAGTAA
- a CDS encoding amino acid ABC transporter permease: protein MPHWLQLMAESLPTLLWAGLIFTIPLTLLSFVFGLALGLVTAVARLFGPAPVASIARFYVWVIRGTPLLVQLFVIFYGLPSVGILLDAFPAALIGFTLNIGAYSSEIIRAVISSVSKGQWEAAYSIGMTWRQAMSRTILPQAGRVAVPPLSNTFISLVKDTSLAAAITVPELFQAAQRVVATTYEPLILYIEAALIYLVLSSVLSALQVRLERRFARYGGMLETNA from the coding sequence GTGCCGCACTGGCTTCAACTGATGGCGGAATCACTCCCCACCCTTTTGTGGGCCGGACTGATCTTCACCATACCGCTGACCCTGCTCTCCTTCGTCTTCGGCCTGGCGCTCGGGCTGGTGACTGCCGTGGCTCGCCTCTTTGGCCCGGCTCCGGTTGCTTCGATCGCGCGGTTCTACGTCTGGGTGATCCGTGGCACGCCGCTGCTCGTGCAGCTCTTCGTCATTTTCTACGGCCTCCCGAGCGTCGGCATTCTGCTTGACGCCTTTCCGGCGGCTCTGATCGGCTTCACGCTGAATATCGGTGCTTACAGTTCTGAAATCATCCGGGCCGTCATCTCCTCCGTTTCGAAGGGACAATGGGAAGCTGCCTATTCGATCGGCATGACTTGGCGGCAGGCAATGAGCCGCACGATTCTGCCGCAGGCCGGCCGCGTTGCCGTGCCGCCGCTCTCGAACACCTTCATTTCATTGGTGAAAGATACCTCGCTAGCAGCAGCAATCACCGTGCCCGAACTTTTCCAGGCTGCACAGCGCGTCGTTGCGACAACCTATGAGCCGCTGATCCTTTATATCGAGGCGGCGCTGATCTACCTTGTGCTGAGCTCTGTTCTCTCAGCGCTGCAGGTGCGCCTCGAGCGCCGCTTCGCGCGCTACGGCGGCATGCTGGAGACAAATGCATGA
- a CDS encoding amino acid ABC transporter ATP-binding protein: MIELSNIEKRFGDAIILRDISIRIPEGSVTALVGPSGGGKSTLLRCINLLEIPTTGSIRIGKEKLDFVPGRKTGWPSIQKIRRQTGMVFQNFQLFPHQTAIENVMEGLVTVLKWPKERAHARAMELLTKVGMAHKADAWPSTLSGGQQQRVAIARALAPSPRVLLCDEPTSALDPELSAEVVDVLAKLASEGTTMVIATHDLRLASKIAHNVVFLEAGNVVETGTAKAIFTAPERERTKRFISTINAAHTYEI, from the coding sequence ATGATCGAGCTTTCCAACATCGAGAAACGTTTCGGCGATGCCATCATCCTCAGGGATATCAGCATCCGCATTCCGGAAGGCAGCGTCACGGCCCTCGTAGGTCCCTCCGGCGGCGGCAAGAGTACGCTTCTCCGTTGCATCAACCTGCTTGAGATCCCGACAACGGGATCCATCAGGATCGGCAAAGAGAAGCTGGATTTTGTACCCGGCAGGAAAACGGGCTGGCCATCAATCCAGAAGATTCGCCGCCAGACGGGGATGGTCTTCCAGAATTTCCAGCTCTTCCCGCATCAAACCGCGATCGAAAACGTCATGGAAGGTCTGGTGACGGTGCTGAAGTGGCCGAAGGAAAGGGCCCATGCCCGCGCCATGGAACTGCTGACCAAGGTAGGAATGGCGCATAAGGCCGATGCGTGGCCTTCGACGCTCTCCGGCGGCCAGCAGCAGCGTGTCGCAATCGCCCGTGCATTGGCCCCCTCGCCACGCGTCTTGCTCTGCGACGAGCCGACCTCGGCGCTCGATCCCGAACTTTCGGCGGAAGTCGTCGATGTTCTTGCAAAGCTGGCCAGCGAAGGCACGACCATGGTCATCGCAACGCATGACTTGCGGCTCGCCTCAAAAATCGCCCACAACGTCGTGTTCCTAGAAGCAGGAAACGTCGTCGAAACCGGCACGGCGAAGGCCATCTTCACCGCGCCAGAGCGTGAGCGTACCAAGCGCTTCATTTCGACGATCAACGCCGCACATACTTACGAAATCTAG